TTTTTTCACCTAACCTGCATAACTCATACTAAAAGCTAATATAATGATTGCTTACCATGTACTCATTATCTTTAAAGTTTTTAATTATGTTATTGCTACCATTAAACAACACACCAAGTAGTGATGACTATCAAAGTATACTTATGGCATTATATGACAATAATGTCACATGGTAGGAAATAATATATACCAAAAAACAAAGCCTAGTCTTTAAATTAATACCCATATATTTAAATCTGAGATTTTGACTTGGGACATTGACCATATTGAAATTATACATACTACAACCCGTTTTTATATTGGATAGGAAATGTGGGTTAAGCGGTAAGAAATAACAATTTAATGATATTGCTTTGTTTATTTTAGCATCTATTTTGATTTCTTTTTGTTATATAAATCTACTCAATCAATCATACATAACAATATTTATCATTATAAGTTGATACTAATCAGGATAACCTTTTTTGTTTTGATACTTATCCGACCCGGCCCATCATGGAAGGCATACAAATTTAATTCCCCGACGCGACCCAACAATCACAACTATTTTCAAAGTTTAATTTTGTCTTATCTTTCAAGATTTTGATTATTGTATTTGTTTTTAATAGAAATAAATTATCGTTTATAACAACCACTACACATTATAGTAATGAGTTATAAGGACTATCGAGTATAGCGTGTTTTTATTTTCATATTTGGTCAAAAATCATTAATTATTATTTCGTATTtgctatttttaaaataatatttattgacttaataaaaaaacaaatacgaATAATAAGAAACCAATTACTCTTTTGTCTTTCCAACAAAATCaaacataattaaaaaaaaatacattttatgttcttttgtttctctctctctctctctctctctctctctctctctctctctctctcctctctctctctctctctctctctctctctctctctctctctctctctctctctctctctctctttattttattttttctttttccttttctttaATGGCACAAGATCTTTCTCCTTTTCTTCCCTCCAATTCCCCAtccttttttccttttttctatGCACACAGCTAAGCCAAAGCATAGCTTTGTGTCACTCTCCAAGAAACCAACACCAtatcccctcccccccccccccccccccccccccccctacccTTCTCAAATAtagtctttctctctctacaaatcggatAATCTAAGAAAGCTGAAAAGGGGTTTTGCCAAAAGTGCTCATCTTCAGCCTCTTTAATCCTCTCTTTTCATCTTCATCAGTTTTACTGTGCGTATCCTCTGAGCTTGAGTAGTCCAAATCAAGAACATTAATGGGGGTTTTGCAGCTTAGCATTGATTCATAACCATCCATCACAAGTTCTTGAACTACACTGTAACACTTTAACAGTTCATCCTGCAAATGTAAAAAGGTCATGAAAAAGATTCATTATTCATGATGAgcacttgttgactttgaccaccTTTTGATGTGGAAAATTTGAGTGTTATGAATTGTCTGTTTGTTTATTTTACCTCATTTACATATGAACAGCTTGAAATTGAGTTCTTGAAGTATGGGAATTGGAATGGGTAGAGTTCATGAGAAGCACATAGAAGAGCAGATGCTGCGATGAGCGATGGCTTGAAACCCAAAAGCTTTAAGTCTGCATTCATGCAATGATTTCGAGACAATGAGTTTAGTTTAATTAATTCGAAATGGTGATGAAAAAAGATTCGATCTTTGTGTACCAATCTGAGCTTTGAAGATGATTTCAGTGGCTCGATCTTTAAGGGCTtgatgatgatgattatgatgatACTGATCATCATCATTAGCATTATCATCATCGAACGACGACATTCGGAGTTTGAAGAAAGAGACGAAGAATTTGATGAAAGCAAAAGGAGTAATCGAACGCATTCGCCATTGAAGAGCTCCAAGGATCATAAACTCCATCCTCTCCACTATCCCAATATCAAACATCAATTCATCATCTTTCTGCAAATCCAAATAAACATTCATGAAAAATATTAAAATCCCACATCAAAAATCAAATCTTTATGAAGATTAACCAAGAAAAAACAATCACCTGAACTCCAGAATCTCCTCCTATCATCTTAAATGCTAATGAAACACAAGAAACTGCAACAAGCTTCAAGATCCATGGCTTGTCTCCCTACAAAACACATGAGCTATCCGTTAGGAAAAGTTACACAACTCATCTAAACGTTTGAAGAACTAATGTCGATCATCACCGGAATGGAGTGGACAGCATGGAAACGATGGAAGTAATTGATGGCAAGGTAGGAAACAAATGGATGATTGAGTTTTTGAGAGAAAATCGAGATAAGGTTGATGATTTGTCGCCGGAGATGATGATCGGAGTCAAGATCTGAGTTTAACAATGGAAGGTGATCGGATTCCATGGCGAAAATGGATTGTTGAAGGTCTTGAGATAGAGGGTTTTGGATGTCGAACTCCATTGATGAAGGTGTTGTGTGATTGTGTTGTGAAGGAGAGAAGATGAAGTGGTAAAGAGAAAGGAGTTGAAACTAAGACAAGGAGAAAAAAGTAAGAGATTATTGTCTCATCTTAAAAGTAGgtggagagagggagagagactTCAACTTCACTCCTCTGTCTTTGTTTTTCTCTTCATATTATATATCTGTTGAATAAAATTACAAGAATCATATTTAGGATTAATGAAAATTATATATAAACTCAAAACATAAATGTTTGACGGTAAATATTTGTTATTGCTTCCTGTTTACCTGAATGTAATGTTTGGCTTGTCAAATTTGTCGAACCTGTTCAATGTGATTtttcaaaattacaaaaatggtccctctgGTTTTTCTGAAAATTGTTATTTTGGTTCAAAAAATTTTAGATTAACATTATCGGtccaaaactttaattttattgccGCTTTGGTCCATTTCAAAATTAGATGTGCTTGAAATGACATTTTTGccctttttatttgttttttcattttctttttattacTTTCATTTATAAAAATAACCCTACTAACTCACCCAAACCCCACCCACCAATTTCTCTCATCATAGACTGTATTTCTATTTCTCCTTCTCTTTACTGTTCGTCGAAAATCACCGCCACAGTCGGAAATCACCGTCACTGTTGGAAACCACTGCTACTGTCAGAATCCACCACTGCTAGAAACCACCGCCGCCACCGTCGTCATTTGTTTTCTCCGATTACGGTTTCACCGCCGCCACCTAGCTCCGTGGAGATCTGAAAGACGACATGGCCCTCTACATCGGATCGCTTCAGATCTATCTCTCTCACTGTCACTCTAAAAACCCTGTTCGTCAATCTAAAAACCCTCA
The genomic region above belongs to Lactuca sativa cultivar Salinas chromosome 4, Lsat_Salinas_v11, whole genome shotgun sequence and contains:
- the LOC111902161 gene encoding putative cyclin-D6-1 — protein: MEFDIQNPLSQDLQQSIFAMESDHLPLLNSDLDSDHHLRRQIINLISIFSQKLNHPFVSYLAINYFHRFHAVHSIPGDKPWILKLVAVSCVSLAFKMIGGDSGVQKDDELMFDIGIVERMEFMILGALQWRMRSITPFAFIKFFVSFFKLRMSSFDDDNANDDDQYHHNHHHQALKDRATEIIFKAQIDLKLLGFKPSLIAASALLCASHELYPFQFPYFKNSISSCSYVNEDELLKCYSVVQELVMDGYESMLSCKTPINVLDLDYSSSEDTHSKTDEDEKRGLKRLKMSTFGKTPFQLS